A DNA window from Eptesicus fuscus isolate TK198812 chromosome 8, DD_ASM_mEF_20220401, whole genome shotgun sequence contains the following coding sequences:
- the PCDH8 gene encoding protocadherin-8 isoform X2, translated as MSPVRRGGRPCLLPLQLFSLCWVLSVAQSKTVRYSTFEEDAPGTVIGTLAEDLHMKVSGDTSFRLMKQFNSSLLRVREGDGQLTVGDAGLDRERLCGQAPQCVLAFDVVSFSQEQFRLVHVEVEVRDVNDHAPHFPRAQIPVEVSEGAAVGTRIPLEVPVDEDVGANGLQSVRLAEPHSPFRVELQTRADGAQCADLVLLQELDRESQAAYSLELVAQDGGRPPRSATAALSVRVLDANDHSPAFPQGAVAEVELAEDAPVGSLLFDLDAADPDEGPNGEVVFSFGARTPPEARRLFHLDPRSGRLTLAGPVDYERQDTYELDVRAQDRGPGPRSATCKVIVRIRDVNDNAPDITITPLAAPGAPAASPFAAAAAAAAAALEGAVTTSSTGPGTPEAGAISLVPEGAARESLVALVSTSDRDSGANGQVRCALYGHEHFRLQPAYAGSYLVVTAASLDRERIAEYNLTLVAEDRGAPPLRTVRPYTVRVGDENDNAPLFTQRVYEVSVRENNPPGAYLATVAARDPDLGRNGQVTYRLLEAEVGRAGGAVSTYVSVDPATGAIYALRSFDYETLRQLDVRIQASDGGVPQLSSSALVQVRVLDQNDHAPVLVHPAPANGSLEVAVPGRTARDTAVARVQARDADEGANGELAFDLLQQEPREAFAIGRRTGEIVLTGDLSQEPLGRVFRALLVISDGGRPPLSTTATVSFVVTAGGGRGPGAPAGAGSPERSRPPGSRLAASGSALQWDTPLIVIIVLAGSCTLLLAAIIAIATTCNRRKKEPFRGASGFGTEPAPPVAVWKGHSFNTISGREAEKFSGKDSGKGDSDFNDSDSDISGDALKKDLINHMQSGLWACTAECKILGHSDRCWSPSCGGPNTQPSTHPPAQMSTFCKSTSLPRDPLRRDNYYQAQLPKTVGLQSVYEKVLHRDYDRTVTLLSPPRPARLPDLQEIGVPLYQSPPGRYLSPKKEANENV; from the exons ATGAGTCCAGTAAGGCGCGGGGGTAGACCCTGCCTCTTACCTTTGCAGCTCTTTAGCCTCTGCTGGGTGCTCTCGGTGGCCCAGAGCAAGACAGTGCGATACAGCACCTTCGAGGAGGACGCTCCTGGCACGGTCATCGGGACCCTGGCTGAGGACCTACATATGAAAGTGTCCGGAGACACAAGCTTCCGCCTGATGAAGCAGTTCAACAGCTCGCTGCTACGTGTGCGTGAGGGTGATGGGCAGCTGACCGTCGGGGATGCGGGCCTGGACCGCGAGCGACTgtgcggccaggccccacagtgCGTGCTGGCCTTCGACGTGGTCAGTTTTTCGCAGGAGCAGTTCCGGCTGGTGCACGTGGAGGTCGAGGTGAGGGATGTCAACGACCACGCGCCGCACTTCCCACGGGCCCAGATCCCCGTGGAGGTGTCCGAGGGCGCGGCCGTGGGCACACGCATCCCCCTGGAGGTGCCAGTGGACGAGGACGTGGGCGCCAACGGACTGCAGAGCGTGCGCCTGGCCGAGCCACACAGCCCCTTCCGCGTGGAACTGCAGACTCGAGCAGACGGTGCCCAGTGTGCCGACCTGGTCCTGCTGCAGGAGCTGGACCGCGAGAGCCAGGCCGCCTACAGCCTGGAGCTGGTGGCCCAGGACGGCGGCCGCCCGCCGCGCTCCGCTACGGCCGCCCTCAGTGTGCGTGTGCTGGATGCCAACGACCACAGCCCGGCCTTCCCGCAGGGCGCCGTGGCCGAGGTCGAGCTGGCAGAGGACGCGCCCGTGGGCTCGCTGCTGTTCGACCTGGACGCGGCCGACCCTGACGAGGGCCCCAACGGCGAAGTCGTGTTCTCCTTCGGCGCCCGCACCCCTCCGGAGGCGCGCCGGCTCTTCCACCTCGACCCGCGCTCGGGACGCCTCACCCTCGCGGGACCCGTGGACTACGAGCGCCAGGACACCTACGAGTTGGACGTGCGGGCGCAGGACCGTGGCCCGGGGCCTCGCTCAGCCACCTGCAAGGTCATCGTGCGCATCCGCGACGTCAATGACAACGCGCCGGACATCACCATCACGCCCCTGGCCGCCCCGGGCGCGCCTGCCGCCTCGCccttcgccgccgccgccgccgccgccgctgctgctctcGAGGGGGCGGTCACGACCTCGTCTACCGGGCCCGGGACACCAGAGGCCGGTGCTATCTCGCTGGTGCCAGAGGGGGCGGCGCGCGAGAGCCTGGTGGCGCTGGTCAGCACCTCGGACAGGGACTCGGGCGCCAACGGGCAGGTGCGCTGCGCCCTCTACGGGCACGAGCACTTCCGGCTACAGCCGGCCTACGCGGGCAGCTACCTGGTGGTGACCGCTGCATCCTTGGACCGTGAGCGAATTGCTGAGTACAACCTGACGCTGGTGGCCGAGGACCGCGGCGCGCCCCCGCTACGCACCGTGAGGCCCTACACGGTGCGCGTGGGTGATGAGAACGACAACGCGCCCCTCTTCACACAGCGGGTGTACGAGGTGTCTGTGCGCGAGAACAACCCGCCGGGCGCCTACTTGGCCACGGTGGCTGCCCGGGACCCGGACCTGGGCCGTAACGGCCAGGTCACCTACCGGCTGCTGGAGGCTGAGGTAGGCCGCGCTGGGGGCGCCGTGTCCACCTACGTCTCAGTGGACCCGGCTACCGGGGCCATCTATGCGCTGCGCAGCTTCGACTACGAGACGCTGCGCCAGCTCGACGTGCGCATCCAGGCGAGCGACGGCGGCGTCCCTCAGCTCTCCAGCAGCGCCCTGGTGCAAGTGCGGGTGCTGGACCAGAACGACCACGCGCCAGTCCTGGTGCATCCGGCGCCGGCCAACGGCTCCCTGGAAGTGGCAGTCCCAGGGCGCACTGCAAGGGACACGGCCGTGGCGCGTGTGCAAGCTCGGGACGCGGACGAGGGTGCTAATGGGGAGCTGGCATTCGACCTCCTGCAACAGGAGCCGCGAGAAGCTTTCGCCATCGGCCGCCGCACGGGGGAGATCGTGCTCACCGGCGATCTGTCTCAGGAGCCGCTAGGCCGCGTGTTCCGGGCGCTGCTGGTCATATCCGACGGCGGCCGTCCCCCGCTCTCTACCACTGCCACAGTCAGCTTCGTGGTGACAgcaggcggcgggcgggggccgggagCGCCCGCCGGGGCCGGGAGCCCGGAGCGCTCTCGCCCGCCGGGTTCGCGGCTCGCAGCGTCCGGGTCGGCGCTACAATGGGACACGCCACTGATCGTCATCATCGTGCTGGCCGGGAGCTGCACGCTGCTACTGGCCGCCATCATCGCCATCGCCACTACCTGCAATCGCCGCAAGAAGGAG CCCTTCCGCGGCGCCTCTGGCTTCGGAACGGAGCCGGCGCCCCCTGTGGCGGTGTGGAAAGGACATTCTTTCAACACCATCTCTGGCCGAGAAGCGGAGAAGTTCAGCGGCAAAGACAGCGGCAAAGGGGACAGTGATTTCAATGACAGCGATTCGGACATCAGTGGGGACGCTCTGAAAAAGGACCTCATCAACCATATGCAGAGCG GACTGTGGGCGTGCACGGCTGAGTGCAAGATCCTGGGCCACTCTGACCGCTGCTGGAGCCCATCATGTGGAGGGCCCAACACCCAGCCCtccacacacccaccagcccagaTGTCAACCTTCTGTAAGAGCACGTCGCTGCCTCGGGATCCTCTGCGCAGAGACAATTACTACCAGGCCCAGCTGCCCAAGACAGTGGGGCTGCAGAGCGTCTATGAGAAAGTGCTGCACAGAGACTATGACAGGACAGtcactctgctctcccctcctcgtCCAGCGAGGCTCCCAGACTTGCAGGAGATCGGGGTACCCCTCTATCAGTCCCCACCTGGCAGGTACCTGTCCCCAAAGAAGGAAGCCAATGAAAATGTGTAA
- the PCDH8 gene encoding protocadherin-8 isoform X1, translating into MSPVRRGGRPCLLPLQLFSLCWVLSVAQSKTVRYSTFEEDAPGTVIGTLAEDLHMKVSGDTSFRLMKQFNSSLLRVREGDGQLTVGDAGLDRERLCGQAPQCVLAFDVVSFSQEQFRLVHVEVEVRDVNDHAPHFPRAQIPVEVSEGAAVGTRIPLEVPVDEDVGANGLQSVRLAEPHSPFRVELQTRADGAQCADLVLLQELDRESQAAYSLELVAQDGGRPPRSATAALSVRVLDANDHSPAFPQGAVAEVELAEDAPVGSLLFDLDAADPDEGPNGEVVFSFGARTPPEARRLFHLDPRSGRLTLAGPVDYERQDTYELDVRAQDRGPGPRSATCKVIVRIRDVNDNAPDITITPLAAPGAPAASPFAAAAAAAAAALEGAVTTSSTGPGTPEAGAISLVPEGAARESLVALVSTSDRDSGANGQVRCALYGHEHFRLQPAYAGSYLVVTAASLDRERIAEYNLTLVAEDRGAPPLRTVRPYTVRVGDENDNAPLFTQRVYEVSVRENNPPGAYLATVAARDPDLGRNGQVTYRLLEAEVGRAGGAVSTYVSVDPATGAIYALRSFDYETLRQLDVRIQASDGGVPQLSSSALVQVRVLDQNDHAPVLVHPAPANGSLEVAVPGRTARDTAVARVQARDADEGANGELAFDLLQQEPREAFAIGRRTGEIVLTGDLSQEPLGRVFRALLVISDGGRPPLSTTATVSFVVTAGGGRGPGAPAGAGSPERSRPPGSRLAASGSALQWDTPLIVIIVLAGSCTLLLAAIIAIATTCNRRKKEVRKGGACREERPGAAGGGASAPGSPEEAARGAGPRPNMFDVLTFPGSGKAPFGSPAADAPPPAVAAAEVPGSEGGSVTGESSCHFEGQQRLRGAHAEPFRGASGFGTEPAPPVAVWKGHSFNTISGREAEKFSGKDSGKGDSDFNDSDSDISGDALKKDLINHMQSGLWACTAECKILGHSDRCWSPSCGGPNTQPSTHPPAQMSTFCKSTSLPRDPLRRDNYYQAQLPKTVGLQSVYEKVLHRDYDRTVTLLSPPRPARLPDLQEIGVPLYQSPPGRYLSPKKEANENV; encoded by the exons ATGAGTCCAGTAAGGCGCGGGGGTAGACCCTGCCTCTTACCTTTGCAGCTCTTTAGCCTCTGCTGGGTGCTCTCGGTGGCCCAGAGCAAGACAGTGCGATACAGCACCTTCGAGGAGGACGCTCCTGGCACGGTCATCGGGACCCTGGCTGAGGACCTACATATGAAAGTGTCCGGAGACACAAGCTTCCGCCTGATGAAGCAGTTCAACAGCTCGCTGCTACGTGTGCGTGAGGGTGATGGGCAGCTGACCGTCGGGGATGCGGGCCTGGACCGCGAGCGACTgtgcggccaggccccacagtgCGTGCTGGCCTTCGACGTGGTCAGTTTTTCGCAGGAGCAGTTCCGGCTGGTGCACGTGGAGGTCGAGGTGAGGGATGTCAACGACCACGCGCCGCACTTCCCACGGGCCCAGATCCCCGTGGAGGTGTCCGAGGGCGCGGCCGTGGGCACACGCATCCCCCTGGAGGTGCCAGTGGACGAGGACGTGGGCGCCAACGGACTGCAGAGCGTGCGCCTGGCCGAGCCACACAGCCCCTTCCGCGTGGAACTGCAGACTCGAGCAGACGGTGCCCAGTGTGCCGACCTGGTCCTGCTGCAGGAGCTGGACCGCGAGAGCCAGGCCGCCTACAGCCTGGAGCTGGTGGCCCAGGACGGCGGCCGCCCGCCGCGCTCCGCTACGGCCGCCCTCAGTGTGCGTGTGCTGGATGCCAACGACCACAGCCCGGCCTTCCCGCAGGGCGCCGTGGCCGAGGTCGAGCTGGCAGAGGACGCGCCCGTGGGCTCGCTGCTGTTCGACCTGGACGCGGCCGACCCTGACGAGGGCCCCAACGGCGAAGTCGTGTTCTCCTTCGGCGCCCGCACCCCTCCGGAGGCGCGCCGGCTCTTCCACCTCGACCCGCGCTCGGGACGCCTCACCCTCGCGGGACCCGTGGACTACGAGCGCCAGGACACCTACGAGTTGGACGTGCGGGCGCAGGACCGTGGCCCGGGGCCTCGCTCAGCCACCTGCAAGGTCATCGTGCGCATCCGCGACGTCAATGACAACGCGCCGGACATCACCATCACGCCCCTGGCCGCCCCGGGCGCGCCTGCCGCCTCGCccttcgccgccgccgccgccgccgccgctgctgctctcGAGGGGGCGGTCACGACCTCGTCTACCGGGCCCGGGACACCAGAGGCCGGTGCTATCTCGCTGGTGCCAGAGGGGGCGGCGCGCGAGAGCCTGGTGGCGCTGGTCAGCACCTCGGACAGGGACTCGGGCGCCAACGGGCAGGTGCGCTGCGCCCTCTACGGGCACGAGCACTTCCGGCTACAGCCGGCCTACGCGGGCAGCTACCTGGTGGTGACCGCTGCATCCTTGGACCGTGAGCGAATTGCTGAGTACAACCTGACGCTGGTGGCCGAGGACCGCGGCGCGCCCCCGCTACGCACCGTGAGGCCCTACACGGTGCGCGTGGGTGATGAGAACGACAACGCGCCCCTCTTCACACAGCGGGTGTACGAGGTGTCTGTGCGCGAGAACAACCCGCCGGGCGCCTACTTGGCCACGGTGGCTGCCCGGGACCCGGACCTGGGCCGTAACGGCCAGGTCACCTACCGGCTGCTGGAGGCTGAGGTAGGCCGCGCTGGGGGCGCCGTGTCCACCTACGTCTCAGTGGACCCGGCTACCGGGGCCATCTATGCGCTGCGCAGCTTCGACTACGAGACGCTGCGCCAGCTCGACGTGCGCATCCAGGCGAGCGACGGCGGCGTCCCTCAGCTCTCCAGCAGCGCCCTGGTGCAAGTGCGGGTGCTGGACCAGAACGACCACGCGCCAGTCCTGGTGCATCCGGCGCCGGCCAACGGCTCCCTGGAAGTGGCAGTCCCAGGGCGCACTGCAAGGGACACGGCCGTGGCGCGTGTGCAAGCTCGGGACGCGGACGAGGGTGCTAATGGGGAGCTGGCATTCGACCTCCTGCAACAGGAGCCGCGAGAAGCTTTCGCCATCGGCCGCCGCACGGGGGAGATCGTGCTCACCGGCGATCTGTCTCAGGAGCCGCTAGGCCGCGTGTTCCGGGCGCTGCTGGTCATATCCGACGGCGGCCGTCCCCCGCTCTCTACCACTGCCACAGTCAGCTTCGTGGTGACAgcaggcggcgggcgggggccgggagCGCCCGCCGGGGCCGGGAGCCCGGAGCGCTCTCGCCCGCCGGGTTCGCGGCTCGCAGCGTCCGGGTCGGCGCTACAATGGGACACGCCACTGATCGTCATCATCGTGCTGGCCGGGAGCTGCACGCTGCTACTGGCCGCCATCATCGCCATCGCCACTACCTGCAATCGCCGCAAGAAGGAGGTGCGCAAAGGGGGGGCCTGCCGGGAAGAGCGgcccggggcggcgggcggcggcgcctCGGCTCCTGGCTCCCCGGAGGAGGCCgcccggggagccgggcccagaCCCAACATGTTCGACGTGCTCACCTTCCCTGGCAGCGGCAAAGCGCCCTTTGGCAGCCCCGCGGCCGACGCGCCCCCGCCCGCAGTCGCGGCAGCCGAAGTGCCGGGCTCGGAGGGCGGCAGCGTCACCGGGGAAAGCTCCTGTCACTTCGAGGGGCAGCAGCGGCTCCGCGGCGCGCACGCCGAG CCCTTCCGCGGCGCCTCTGGCTTCGGAACGGAGCCGGCGCCCCCTGTGGCGGTGTGGAAAGGACATTCTTTCAACACCATCTCTGGCCGAGAAGCGGAGAAGTTCAGCGGCAAAGACAGCGGCAAAGGGGACAGTGATTTCAATGACAGCGATTCGGACATCAGTGGGGACGCTCTGAAAAAGGACCTCATCAACCATATGCAGAGCG GACTGTGGGCGTGCACGGCTGAGTGCAAGATCCTGGGCCACTCTGACCGCTGCTGGAGCCCATCATGTGGAGGGCCCAACACCCAGCCCtccacacacccaccagcccagaTGTCAACCTTCTGTAAGAGCACGTCGCTGCCTCGGGATCCTCTGCGCAGAGACAATTACTACCAGGCCCAGCTGCCCAAGACAGTGGGGCTGCAGAGCGTCTATGAGAAAGTGCTGCACAGAGACTATGACAGGACAGtcactctgctctcccctcctcgtCCAGCGAGGCTCCCAGACTTGCAGGAGATCGGGGTACCCCTCTATCAGTCCCCACCTGGCAGGTACCTGTCCCCAAAGAAGGAAGCCAATGAAAATGTGTAA